One segment of Primulina tabacum isolate GXHZ01 chromosome 14, ASM2559414v2, whole genome shotgun sequence DNA contains the following:
- the LOC142525588 gene encoding U-box domain-containing protein 44-like — translation MKVGVSLTQLSLSSPALSLQINRRPLFWCFSSLPESCPVHRGICTVLSSFCLLEAGAVKSLVQVLREEPNPEACEAALDALLTLIDGESLQNGCKVFEEANAIAEIIKLISHPSPCTRLQEKILSTLERIFRISEYKQKYGQLTHGYLVDLTQIGNSNLKSLAARILARLNVLHDQSTFF, via the coding sequence ATGAAAGTAGGTGTTTCTTTGACTCAGCTCTCTCTGAGTTCCCCTGCGCTGAGCCTGCAAATCAATAGGCGTCCGCTTTTTTGGTGCTTTTCTTCTTTACCCGAATCCTGCCCAGTTCACCGAGGTATTTGTACAGTTCTATCCTCGTTTTGCCTATTGGAAGCAGGTGCAGTAAAGTCTCTTGTTCAGGTTCTGAGGGAAGAACCGAATCCGGAAGCCTGCGAGGCAGCTTTAGACGCCCTTTTAACTTTGATAGATGGTGAAAGTTTGCAAAATGGTTGCAAGGTATTTGAGGAAGCAAATGCAATAGCAGAGATCATTAAACTAATCAGTCACCCAAGCCCATGTACCAGGTTACAGGAGAAGATATTGAGCACTTTAGAGAGGATATTTCGGATTTCCGAATATAAACAGAAATATGGACAATTAACTCATGGGTATTTGGTGGATTTGACTCAAATAGGAAACAGCAACTTGAAATCATTAGCTGCCAGAATACTTGCTCGGCT